The Kocuria turfanensis genome contains the following window.
GCCCGCATGGGGCTACGTCTTCAAGCGCGCCCTCTCCGAGTTCTCCAAGGACGACTGCACCGACCTCGCCGCGTCGCTGACGTACTTCGCGGTGCTCTCCCTCTTCCCCGCGCTGCTGGCGATCGTCTCCCTGCTCGGCGTGTTCGGGCAGGGCCAGGCGACCACCCAGGCGATCACCGGCTTCCTCGAGGGCGCCGCGCCGCCCGAGCTCGTCACCCTGCTCGAGGGGCCGATCAACAACCTGACCACGAGCACCGGCGCCGGGCTGGCCCTGGTCACCGGTATCGTCGGCGCCCTGTGGACCGCCTCCGGCTACACCGGGGCCTTCGGCCGGGCCATGAACCGGATCTACGAGGTCGAGGAGGGCCGGCCCGTCTGGAAGCTGCGGCCCATGAACATCCTCGTCACCCTCGTGCTCGTGCTCATCGTGGTGCTGATCATGCTCATGCTGCTGATCTCCGGCGGCATCGCCCAGTGGGTGGGTGACCTCATCGGGCTCGGCAGCACCGCCGTGACCGTGTGGAACATCGCCAAGTGGCCGGTCGTCGTGGTCCTGGCGGTCCTCCTCATCGCGGTGCTCTACTACTTCACCCCCAACGTGCGGCAGCCCAAGTTCCGCTGGATCAGCATGGGCTCCATCGTCGCGCTGCTCGTGGCCGCCCTGGCCGCGGCGGCCTTCACGTGGTACGTCACCAACTTCGCGTCCTACAACGCGACCTACGGCATCATCGGCTCGGTCATCATCCTCCTGCTCGGGCTGTGGATCATCAACAACGTGCTGCTGCTGGGCGCGGAGATCGACGCCGAGGTGGAGCGCGGCCGCCAGCTGCAGGGCGGGATCAAGGCCGAGGAGACCATCCAGCTCCCGCCGCGGGACACCCGTCAGGTCGAGAAGAAGGACAAGAAGGAGGACAAGCTCGTCGACCAGGGCCGCAAGCTGCGCCTGGAGCACGAGCACCTGGACTACTCCTCCGGCGACTCCGGGAACTCCCGCCAGGGCAGCTCGGCCTCCTGATCCGGAACACCGCACCGCAGAGCGCCAGCAGCTCCGCGGGCCCCGCAGCGGCGGCACCGTGGCTTCCAGCGCCACGGGGTCGCCGCTGCGGCGTTCCCGGGTGCACCGCGGCCCCGGTGCACCCGGGACGCCCTTCCCTAGACTGGGGAGCAGGGTTCCGGACCGGAACCGCCACGTCGTCCGCAGAAAGGACCATTCCCCATGCACGAGGTCAGAGGAGTCGTCGTCACGGCGAAGAACGCACCGGCCACCCTGGAGACGATCCTGGTGCCGGACCCGGGGCCCGGGGAGGCACTGGTCGACGTGCTCACCTGCGGGGTGTGCCAGACCGACCACCACTACAAGGTGGGGGCCGTGGGCGAGGACTTCCCCTACCTGCTGGGCCACGAGGCCGCCGGGATCGTCTCGGCCGTCGGCGAGGGGGTCACCGAGGTCGCCGTGGGCGACGCCGTGATCCTGAACTGGCGCGCGGTGTGCGGGGAGTGCCGGGCCTGCCGCAAGGGCCAGCCCTGGTACTGCTTCGCCACCCACAACGCCACCCAGAAGATGACCCTGGAGGACGGCACCCCGCTGTCCCCGGCCCTGGGCATCGGCGCGTTCGCCGAGAAGACCCTGGTGGCGGCCGGGCAGTGCACCAAGATCGAGGCCGAGCTCGAACCGCACCAGTACGCCGCGGTGGGCCTGCTCGGCTGCGGGGTGATGGCCGGGATCGGGGCGGTGCTCAACACCGGGGCCGTGCAGCGCGGGGAGTCCGTGGCCGTGATCGGCTGCGGCGGGGTCGGCACCGCCGCGGTGGCCGGGGCCGCCCTGGCCGGGGCGACCACGATCATCGCGGTGGACCTCGACGACGAGAAGCTCGCCACGGCGCAGCAGTTCGGAGCCACCCACACCGTCAACTCGCGGCAGCAGGACCCGGTGGAGGCGATCAAGGCGCTCACCGGCGGGTTCGGCGCGGACCTGGTGATCGACGCGGTGGGCATCGCGGTGACCTTCCAGCAGGCCTTCGAGGCCCGTGACCTGGCCGGGCGGATGGTCCTGGTGGGGGTCCCGGCCCCGGGGACGACCTGGGAGATCCCGCTGGACGAGGTGTTCGGCCGGGGCGGGTCGATCAAGTCCGCCTGGTACGGCGACACCCTGCCCTCGAGGGACTTCCCGATGCTGGTGGACCAGTACCGGCTGGGCCGGCTGGACCTGGACGGCTTCGTGTCCGAGCGGATCGGCATCGGCGAGGTGGAGCCGGCGTTCGAGAAGATGACCGCCGGCAAGGTCCTGCGCTCCGTCGTCGAGATCGCCCCGGCCCCGGGCACGGAGGCGGCCCGATGAGCGCCCCCGGCCCCACCCCCGGCTCCGCGTCCGGAGCGTCCGCACCCGATCCGGCCGCCCCGGCCGTCGACGGCGACGCCCTGCCCGACACCGGGCGCGCGCACCCCGACGACTCCGGGGCCGTGCCCGCACGCCCCGCCGCCGGGCAGGTGCGGGTGGAGCGGCTGGTCACCGCCGGCACGTTCTCCCTGGACGGCGGCACCTGGGAGGTCGAGAACAACGTGTGGCTCGTCGGCGACGACGACGCCTGCGTGGTGATCGACCCCGCCCACGACCCGCAGAAGGTCGTGGAGGCCGTGGCCGGGCGACGGGTCGTCGCGATCCTGCTCACGCACGCCCACGACGACCACATCCGGGCCGTGAAGGAGGTCGCCGGGCAGGTGGGGGCGGAGATCCACCTGCACCCGGAGGACACCGTGCTGTGGGAGCAGGTCTACCCGCACACTGCCTTCGACGCCGAGCTCGCGGACGGACAGGAGTTCACCGTCGGCGGCCTGACCCTCACGGTGCTGCACACCCCCGGCCACTCCCCCGGCTCGGTGTGCTTCTCCGCCCCGGCGCTGGACGGGTCCGGGGTCCTCTTCTCCGGGGACACCCTGTTCCAGGGCGGGCCCGGGGCCACGGGCCGCTCCTACAGCGACTTCGACACGATCATCGGGTCGATCCGCGAGCGGCTGCTCACCCTCCCGCCGGAGACCCAGGTGCTCACCGGGCACGGGGACCCCACCACGATCGGGGCCGAGGCCCCGCACCTGCAGGAGTGGATCGACCGCGGCCACTGAGCCGTCCGTCCCGCCGGGCCCGGTCACCGGACCCGGCGGGACTCACGCGTCGTCGAGGAGGGTGCGCCGCCACCGGTGGACGAAGCCCAGGGCCCCGGCGAGCAGCAGGGCCGCGGAGCCGACGGGCACCAGGGCCGCGGTGCGGTAGCCCCACGTCTCCCCGAACCACCCGGAGAGCACGAGGCCCACGGTCAGCCCCACGCTCATCGCCGCGGTCATCACCGTGGTGAGGGCCGTGACCCGGGAACTCGGCGCCACCAGCCGCGCGAGCTCGTAGACGGCCACCAGGCAGGGCCCGGTGGTCAGCCCGGCCACCGCCAGGGCGAGCACCATCCCCACGGAGTCGTCCGGGACCGTCAGCAGCATCGAGGCCAGCACCGCCCCCGACGCCGCCCCCACCCAGCGGTTCCACAGCCGCAGCTCCTCGGTGCGGGCGGAGGCGAACACCGCCGCGACCGCCGAGGTCAGCCCCGTGACCGCGTACAGCCAGGCCACCGAGACCACCGCGTCCACGGAGATCGCGAAGACGACCACGGAGCCCAGGATCGACCCCAGCAGGGCCCCCAGCGCCCCCATGCCCACCACCGGGAGCAGGCGCAGCTGCGCGGTCCGGCGGCGCCGGAGCCGGGCCGCCCGGGTGAGCCCGGCGGCGGCCGGGGCGCGGAAGCGGATGAGCCGGCGCGGCAGCCGCGCCGAGCAGTGCAGGAGGAACACGGTGGTGCCGGCCAGGGTGAGGGCCGCCGAGAGCGCCAGCACGGCGGCCGGCCCGAGCCTCACGGCCACGAGCCCGGTGACCACGGCGGCCAGGACGGTCGCCAGGGAGTCCATCACGCTCTCGTGGCGCAGCGCCGTGTCGAAGAGGTCCTGCCGGTCGTCCCGGCCGAGCAGAGACCACCAGCGCAGCCGGCAGACCACGCCCATCTGCGGCAGGACCAGTCCGGCGAGCAGGCACGGCAGGACCAGCCGGGCGGGGTCGGGCTCGGGGGCGGCGGAGGCCCCCGGCAGCAGCCGGACCAGCCACCAGACCGCCACCGGGTTCGCCAGCGTGAGCAGGACGAGGCCGAGCTGGCGCCCCCGCCAGGAGGCGGCCGCCCCCATGGCCAGGCCGCACACGGCCGAGCCGAGGGTCACGGCCCCGGCGCACAGCGTGCCGAGAGCCGGCGACCCGGAGATCAGGGCCACCGTGGTGAGCACGCCCAGCGGCACCATGGTCTGGGGCAGGCGCACCAGCAGGGTCAGCACCGGGTAGAGGGCGCCGCTCACGGCGGCGAGCTCGCGGGAGTCGGCCAGCGGCGAACGGCTGGCCATGCTGATCCCGCCGAGCGGTTCGGGGGCGCGCGTGCTGCTCACGAGGGTGGTCCGGTTCCTTCCGGTGGGCGCCGGGGCACGCACCAGCCTAGCCACGGCCCCGGACGATGACGGAAAGCGTCGGCCCCACGGACCGCGGGCCGCTCCCGGCGCCCCCGGCGCGGGCCGGAGGTGGCCGGGAGCGGCCCGCGCCGGGGCGGCCGGCCGCGTCCGCCGCTCAGGCCGACGGGTCCCGGTCTGCTCCGCGACGGACGGGATCCGCGGCGGGGCCCGGCACGGTGGCGTCCTGCACGGTGCTGTCCCGCACGGTGCCGTCCTGCACAGTGCTGTCCTGCACGGTGCCGTCCTGCACGGTGCTGTCGTGGGCGGTGCTGTCGTGGGCGGCGGCGTCCGTGGCCGCGCCGGCCCGCGGGCGCCGGAGGCCGGCTGCGCGGTGGGCGAGCCCGGCCACGAGGCCGCCGAGCAGCGGGGCCAGCCAGAAGAGCCACAGCTGCCCGAGGTGGGACGAGCCTGCGACCACGGCGGCGCCGGTGGAGCGGGCGGGGTTCAGCGAGCCGCCGTCGAACGGCGCGGTGACCGTCAGCAGGAAGGCCAGCGCCGCGGCCATCGCGACCGGGGCGAGCACGGCGTTGGCCCGGGGCGCGGTGGAGCCGAGCACCACGAGGGCGAGCAGGGCGGTGGCGACGAACTCGACCAGCAGGACCGTGGTCCAGCCCGCCTGCGAGGCGGAGTTCGCCCCGAAGCCGTTGGAGATCCCCCCGATCACCTGGGCGGTGGTGGAGGAGTCCAGCAGGGTCATCAGCACCGCCCACAGCACGCCCGCGGCGCTCAGCGCGCCCAGCACCTGGGCCACCACGTAGCCGATCGCGGAGCCCGGAGCGGTCCGGCCCGCGACCACGGCGGCCAGCGTCACGGCCGGGTTGAAGTGGCCGCCGGAGACGTGCCCGAAGGCCACGACCGCGGCGAGCAGGCCGAGGCCGAAGCCCAGCGCGGAGTCGATGACCTCGGTGGCGAACATGCCGGTGCCCAGCCCGGCGAAGACGAGCAGCGCCGTGCCCGCGAACTCCGCGGCCCACCGCGCCGGGGCGGAGGGGTCCTGCCCGGCGGCCGGCCCCGGGTCCTTGCGCGCGGCCGCGGGCACCGGGGCCGCCAGGCCCGTGGGCCCGGGGTCGCGCCGGCCGGCGAGGACGGCGTCGGCTTGGTGCTCGGGGTGGTGCTCGGGGCGATCCTCGGGCCGGGCACCGGGGAGGGTGCCGGCCAGGGTGGCGGTGGAAGTGCCTGCGCGGGCGCTGCCGTGGGCGGGTTCCTCGGCGCCGGGGCGCACGGGGGTCGTGCGGACGTTCTCGGTCATCGGGTGCTCCTGGGGGGTCGGGTCGACACGGACGGGGTGCCGTGGCGGTCGGGGCGGCGGACGCCCGTGCCATGGAACCACAGGCCACCTGAAAGCGCGGTGAGACACCGCGGTGCGGACCCGGACCGCGCTGCTGGGCGGCACGGCCCGACGGCAGGGCCCGACTACACTGACCGCATGCCTGGACCCCTCCTCCGCCCCGACGCCGGCCACGATCCCGCCCTGCCCGAGTACGCCGACTCCGTGCGCGCCGCCCTGCTGGGCGGGGCCCTGGGGGACGCCATCGGCTACCGGGCCGGCGCGGACGCCCCGGACGCCGAGCACCCGGGTGCCGACGGCGGCGC
Protein-coding sequences here:
- a CDS encoding YihY/virulence factor BrkB family protein — encoded protein: MAHDTTQDSRSKEQTAPDPEDPRKPDSPTEITKPAWGYVFKRALSEFSKDDCTDLAASLTYFAVLSLFPALLAIVSLLGVFGQGQATTQAITGFLEGAAPPELVTLLEGPINNLTTSTGAGLALVTGIVGALWTASGYTGAFGRAMNRIYEVEEGRPVWKLRPMNILVTLVLVLIVVLIMLMLLISGGIAQWVGDLIGLGSTAVTVWNIAKWPVVVVLAVLLIAVLYYFTPNVRQPKFRWISMGSIVALLVAALAAAAFTWYVTNFASYNATYGIIGSVIILLLGLWIINNVLLLGAEIDAEVERGRQLQGGIKAEETIQLPPRDTRQVEKKDKKEDKLVDQGRKLRLEHEHLDYSSGDSGNSRQGSSAS
- a CDS encoding S-(hydroxymethyl)mycothiol dehydrogenase; the protein is MHEVRGVVVTAKNAPATLETILVPDPGPGEALVDVLTCGVCQTDHHYKVGAVGEDFPYLLGHEAAGIVSAVGEGVTEVAVGDAVILNWRAVCGECRACRKGQPWYCFATHNATQKMTLEDGTPLSPALGIGAFAEKTLVAAGQCTKIEAELEPHQYAAVGLLGCGVMAGIGAVLNTGAVQRGESVAVIGCGGVGTAAVAGAALAGATTIIAVDLDDEKLATAQQFGATHTVNSRQQDPVEAIKALTGGFGADLVIDAVGIAVTFQQAFEARDLAGRMVLVGVPAPGTTWEIPLDEVFGRGGSIKSAWYGDTLPSRDFPMLVDQYRLGRLDLDGFVSERIGIGEVEPAFEKMTAGKVLRSVVEIAPAPGTEAAR
- a CDS encoding MBL fold metallo-hydrolase — encoded protein: MSAPGPTPGSASGASAPDPAAPAVDGDALPDTGRAHPDDSGAVPARPAAGQVRVERLVTAGTFSLDGGTWEVENNVWLVGDDDACVVIDPAHDPQKVVEAVAGRRVVAILLTHAHDDHIRAVKEVAGQVGAEIHLHPEDTVLWEQVYPHTAFDAELADGQEFTVGGLTLTVLHTPGHSPGSVCFSAPALDGSGVLFSGDTLFQGGPGATGRSYSDFDTIIGSIRERLLTLPPETQVLTGHGDPTTIGAEAPHLQEWIDRGH
- a CDS encoding MIP/aquaporin family protein; translation: MTENVRTTPVRPGAEEPAHGSARAGTSTATLAGTLPGARPEDRPEHHPEHQADAVLAGRRDPGPTGLAAPVPAAARKDPGPAAGQDPSAPARWAAEFAGTALLVFAGLGTGMFATEVIDSALGFGLGLLAAVVAFGHVSGGHFNPAVTLAAVVAGRTAPGSAIGYVVAQVLGALSAAGVLWAVLMTLLDSSTTAQVIGGISNGFGANSASQAGWTTVLLVEFVATALLALVVLGSTAPRANAVLAPVAMAAALAFLLTVTAPFDGGSLNPARSTGAAVVAGSSHLGQLWLFWLAPLLGGLVAGLAHRAAGLRRPRAGAATDAAAHDSTAHDSTVQDGTVQDSTVQDGTVRDSTVQDATVPGPAADPVRRGADRDPSA